One Etheostoma cragini isolate CJK2018 chromosome 6, CSU_Ecrag_1.0, whole genome shotgun sequence DNA window includes the following coding sequences:
- the glrx3 gene encoding glutaredoxin 3: protein MANLIEATTNQQFEDFLTKAGKCLTVVHFQAAWAPQCGQMNEVMAELAKEHADTTFVKLEAEAVPEVSEKYDIASVPTFLFFKGGEKVDRLDGANAPELTKKVQRLAVTRSPCGAAESTTTDLNQRLKKLINAAPCMLFMKGSSQEPRCGFSRQIVGLLKEHSIQFSSFDILSDEEVRQGLKTYSNWPTYPQLYVNGELVGGLDIVKELAESGELENTCPKAVTLEHRLKTIINQSPVMLFMKGNKDAARCGFSRQTLEILNSTGVDFDTFDILQDEEVRQGLKTYSNWPTYPQLYVKGDLIGGLDILKELKESGDLVSVLKGES, encoded by the coding sequence atggCGAATCTCATTGAGGCAACAACAAATCAGCAGTTTGAAGATTTCCTAACCAAAGCTGGAAAATGCCTCACCGTAGTGCATTTCCAGGCGGCATGGGCTCCCCAGTGCGGCCAAATGAACGAAGTGATGGCCGAGCTGGCCAAGGAGCACGCCGACACCACGTTTGTCAAGCTGGAGGCGGAAGCGGTGCCAGAGGTCTCGGAGAAGTATGATATCGCCTCTGTCCCCACGTTTCTTTTCTTCAAGGGAGGGGAGAAGGTGGACCGCCTGGACGGGGCCAATGCTCCGGAGCTGACCAAGAAGGTGCAGCGCTTGGCAGTCACCCGGAGTCCGTGTGGGGCTGCGGAAAGTACCACCACAGACCTGAACCAGCGGCTGAAGAAGCTGATCAACGCAGCGCCTTGCATGCTTTTCATGAAGGGATCCTCGCAGGAGCCCCGCTGCGGTTTCAGCCGCCAGATAGTCGGCCTGCTGAAGGAGCACAGCATCCAGTTCAGCAGCTTCGACATCCTGTCCGACGAGGAGGTTCGACAGGGGCTAAAGACCTACTCCAACTGGCCCACCTACCCTCAGCTATATGTGAATGGAGAGCTGGTGGGAGGACTGGACATAGTGAAGGAGCTGGCTGAGTCCGGAGAGCTGGAGAACACCTGTCCCAAGGCTGTCACCTTGGAGCACCGTCTGAAGACCATCATCAACCAGAGTCCAGTCATGCTGTTCATGAAGGGCAACAAGGATGCTGCAAGATGTGGTTTCAGCAGGCAGACACTGGAGATTTTAAACAGCACCGGTGTGGATTTTGACACCTTTGATATTCTACAGGATGAAGAGGTGCGTCAGGGGCTTAAGACCTATTCCAACTGGCCGACCTACCCCCAGCTCTACGTGAAAGGAGACCTGATCGGTGGTTTGGACATACTCAAAGAGCTAAAGGAGAGTGGAGACCTAGTATCAGTGCTGAAGGGGGAGTCTTAA